Proteins encoded within one genomic window of candidate division WOR-3 bacterium:
- a CDS encoding aldehyde ferredoxin oxidoreductase family protein translates to MPFYGRVADVDLTTKNLRYYELPEKMIREFIGGKGIGAKILYDELAPKVDPLSPENLLIFAPGPLTGTIAPTSGRWAVVTKSPHTNLFLDSQVGGHFGATLRRAGVDILIVRGKAEKPVYLYIENGEVQILDATPLWGKTIFETEDELKRVHPGAKVGSIGPAGENLVTFAIIGFDYYRQAGRGGAGAVMGSKNLKAVVAKPTGEIKYFDEKGMKETVSRLLKLIKEHPVMKRRTEIGTPMWVRMANEGGFLPTRNFSRGVFEKANEISGETMKERIWVRNKACFGCPIACGKLTHVKEGKYKCNEVEGPEYETIALLGSNCEITPIESVAYLNRICDNLGLDTISSGGVVAFAMECYERGLLKDTDGLKLNFGNVDVAAELLRKIAYREGIGETFAQGVRKAAERIGQGSEKFAIHVKGLELPGVEPRGSWGMALAFATADRGGCHQRAWTPTAELKGILQRFSTEGMAKFVKETQDERAVCFSLVLCDFVPFTVEDFAELLYNATGIDLNPEEYMVTGERIWNLTRLFNVREGISRKDDTLPPRIMEEPSPAGPAEGKVITSEILNKMLDEYYALRGWDQNGIPTEETLKRLGLK, encoded by the coding sequence ATGCCCTTTTATGGCAGGGTTGCAGATGTGGATCTTACAACCAAGAACTTAAGGTATTATGAGCTTCCCGAAAAGATGATAAGGGAATTCATCGGCGGCAAGGGAATTGGAGCTAAGATTCTTTATGATGAGTTAGCACCGAAAGTTGATCCACTCTCACCGGAAAACCTTTTAATTTTTGCCCCAGGCCCTTTAACGGGAACGATTGCACCCACTTCAGGTAGATGGGCAGTGGTCACCAAATCACCACACACTAACCTTTTTCTCGACTCACAAGTGGGTGGACATTTTGGCGCTACCCTTCGAAGGGCGGGTGTTGATATTTTAATTGTAAGAGGAAAGGCTGAAAAACCTGTGTACTTATACATAGAAAATGGTGAAGTTCAAATACTGGATGCTACTCCCTTGTGGGGTAAGACCATTTTTGAAACGGAAGACGAGCTGAAAAGAGTCCACCCTGGGGCAAAGGTTGGCTCCATTGGCCCTGCTGGTGAGAATTTGGTTACTTTTGCTATCATTGGATTCGATTACTACAGGCAGGCAGGTAGGGGTGGAGCCGGGGCTGTAATGGGTTCAAAAAATCTCAAAGCGGTCGTTGCAAAGCCTACCGGTGAAATAAAATACTTTGATGAAAAGGGTATGAAAGAGACTGTTTCGAGGCTCCTAAAGCTTATAAAAGAACATCCAGTCATGAAAAGAAGGACTGAGATAGGAACGCCCATGTGGGTCAGGATGGCAAATGAAGGCGGATTTTTGCCAACGAGGAATTTTTCAAGGGGTGTATTCGAGAAAGCCAACGAAATCTCAGGTGAAACGATGAAAGAAAGGATTTGGGTGAGGAATAAAGCCTGTTTTGGATGCCCCATTGCCTGTGGTAAATTGACCCACGTCAAAGAAGGAAAATACAAATGTAATGAAGTAGAGGGACCTGAGTATGAAACCATAGCCTTACTTGGTTCTAACTGCGAAATTACTCCCATTGAGAGTGTAGCCTACTTAAACAGGATTTGCGATAACCTGGGTCTTGACACCATATCCTCTGGCGGAGTTGTCGCTTTTGCCATGGAGTGTTATGAAAGAGGTTTGTTAAAGGATACCGATGGTTTAAAGCTCAATTTTGGGAATGTAGACGTTGCTGCAGAGCTTTTGCGGAAAATTGCATATCGCGAAGGCATAGGGGAGACTTTTGCCCAAGGTGTTAGGAAAGCAGCAGAAAGAATTGGACAGGGAAGTGAGAAATTTGCTATCCACGTTAAGGGGCTCGAACTTCCTGGGGTAGAGCCGAGGGGTTCATGGGGAATGGCCCTCGCTTTTGCAACGGCTGATAGAGGAGGATGTCATCAGAGGGCCTGGACGCCGACAGCGGAATTAAAGGGTATTCTACAAAGGTTCTCTACTGAGGGTATGGCCAAGTTTGTAAAAGAAACACAAGACGAAAGGGCAGTTTGTTTCTCCTTGGTTTTGTGCGATTTTGTTCCTTTCACTGTGGAAGATTTTGCGGAACTTTTATACAACGCAACGGGAATTGATTTGAACCCCGAAGAATATATGGTTACCGGTGAGAGGATCTGGAATCTTACAAGGCTTTTTAATGTCAGAGAGGGGATCTCAAGGAAGGACGATACTCTACCTCCTCGTATTATGGAAGAGCCATCTCCTGCAGGGCCAGCTGAGGGCAAAGTTATTACCAGCGAGATACTGAATAAGATGCTTGATGAGTATTACGCATTGAGGGGATGGGACCAGAACGGGATACCCACAGAGGAGACTCTAAAAAGACTGGGATTAAAGTAG
- a CDS encoding class II SORL domain-containing protein encodes MRFGDFIMPAEKEGKEKHVPYIEAPENVKKGEFFEVTVVVGKDVPHPNTVEHHIKWIQVFAVIEGRAYNPVHVATFDLGPTYGDPKVTFRMKLDANATLFVLEYCNLHGVWENYKQIKVTE; translated from the coding sequence ATGAGGTTTGGAGATTTCATAATGCCAGCAGAAAAAGAGGGTAAAGAAAAACATGTACCTTACATTGAGGCACCTGAGAATGTGAAAAAAGGTGAATTTTTCGAAGTTACTGTTGTTGTCGGAAAAGACGTGCCCCATCCTAATACCGTAGAACATCACATTAAGTGGATTCAAGTTTTCGCGGTTATAGAAGGGCGCGCCTATAATCCTGTACATGTGGCTACCTTTGATTTAGGCCCAACCTATGGTGATCCTAAGGTGACTTTCCGTATGAAATTGGATGCGAATGCCACGCTCTTTGTCCTTGAATACTGCAATCTCCATGGAGTTTGGGAAAATTACAAACAGATCAAGGTTACAGAGTGA
- a CDS encoding ferritin family protein, which yields MDLREILEAGIWREKVSAEFYKRLSKRVKGDLKLLLEYMSTEEMGHEKFLRNLYRRMFNREPEEVSEAGEYEMPEVEVKAIEELIEIGIEKERESKRFYMDLFCKLDSFEDKEVVLQLINFEDGHLRKLEEARKEV from the coding sequence ATGGACTTGAGGGAAATTCTGGAAGCAGGGATCTGGAGAGAAAAGGTCTCTGCTGAGTTTTATAAAAGGCTAAGCAAGAGGGTAAAAGGTGATTTAAAGCTTCTTTTAGAGTATATGTCAACGGAAGAGATGGGACACGAGAAATTTCTTAGAAATCTCTATAGGCGGATGTTTAATCGAGAGCCAGAAGAAGTATCAGAGGCCGGTGAATATGAAATGCCCGAAGTTGAGGTTAAAGCTATTGAAGAGCTTATAGAAATAGGGATTGAAAAGGAAAGGGAGTCGAAGAGGTTTTATATGGACCTCTTCTGCAAGCTTGACAGTTTTGAAGACAAGGAAGTTGTTTTGCAGCTCATAAATTTTGAAGATGGCCATTTGAGGAAACTGGAAGAGGCAAGGAAGGAGGTGTAA
- a CDS encoding MarR family transcriptional regulator, whose protein sequence is MEKKILGVLKNASQPMGCGDIAKALNVEVAKVMGKLRGMKTKGLVDSPEKGKYVITEEGKKVA, encoded by the coding sequence ATGGAAAAGAAAATACTCGGGGTGCTAAAAAATGCATCCCAACCGATGGGGTGCGGAGATATCGCAAAAGCCTTAAACGTGGAAGTTGCAAAAGTTATGGGAAAACTGAGAGGCATGAAAACAAAGGGGCTTGTAGATAGCCCTGAAAAAGGGAAGTACGTGATTACAGAAGAAGGTAAAAAGGTGGCATAA
- a CDS encoding NUDIX domain-containing protein, whose product MKTVFEISAGGIVYKKDETGYWFLLISVKDGKVWTLPKGLVEKGEKPENAALREIKEETGVSGRIETFLDKVELWFFQKENGETIRHHKIIYHYLVEYMEGDISHHDFEVNEVKWFRPEEALKKASYEKDKKIIEKAIEYLRSKDA is encoded by the coding sequence ATGAAAACGGTTTTTGAAATCTCCGCCGGTGGTATAGTTTATAAGAAGGATGAGACAGGATATTGGTTTCTCCTCATTTCGGTCAAAGATGGAAAGGTTTGGACCCTTCCCAAAGGTCTTGTGGAGAAGGGGGAAAAGCCGGAAAACGCTGCCCTAAGAGAGATTAAAGAAGAAACTGGAGTCTCAGGTCGAATCGAGACCTTCCTCGATAAGGTTGAGCTGTGGTTTTTCCAGAAGGAAAATGGAGAAACGATAAGGCACCACAAAATTATTTACCACTATCTTGTTGAATACATGGAGGGCGACATATCTCACCACGACTTTGAGGTCAATGAGGTCAAATGGTTCAGACCCGAAGAGGCATTAAAAAAGGCAAGTTACGAGAAGGATAAAAAAATCATCGAAAAGGCAATAGAATATTTGAGGTCAAAAGATGCTTGA
- a CDS encoding DNA-formamidopyrimidine glycosylase family protein → MEGPGVQLIKEKLSFLKGSFVFGVSGNSKIDKEKLLGKELLSVDSVGKQLFLIFEGVALRVHFGMYGSFRINNPKPDKVPRLLLRFNNDGKRPVDLYFYNTSLRLVDPRELNLDNSVDVLSENFDREKALEKIKSDERVISDVLLDQEIFAGIGNIIKNEALFLAKVHPESISSKIPDDVARDLIDKSVYFSQVFLEHRKKGWPLKKVLLVYNRKFCPLCDSKLKVRYVGRSHRKTFFCEKCQRLYV, encoded by the coding sequence ATGGAAGGACCAGGTGTTCAGCTCATTAAGGAGAAGCTCTCTTTTTTAAAAGGTTCTTTTGTGTTTGGAGTTTCCGGGAATTCAAAGATTGATAAGGAAAAACTGCTTGGGAAAGAGTTGCTCTCGGTGGATTCCGTAGGAAAGCAGCTTTTTCTAATCTTCGAAGGCGTTGCCCTTAGGGTCCATTTTGGTATGTATGGTTCCTTTCGTATTAATAACCCTAAACCGGATAAAGTTCCTCGTCTTCTTTTGAGGTTCAATAATGATGGCAAAAGGCCTGTTGACCTCTATTTTTACAATACGTCTTTGAGGTTGGTTGATCCCCGTGAACTTAATTTAGACAATTCCGTAGATGTTTTAAGTGAGAATTTCGACAGGGAGAAGGCACTGGAAAAAATTAAGAGTGACGAAAGGGTTATAAGCGATGTTCTTCTGGATCAAGAAATTTTTGCTGGAATTGGGAATATCATCAAAAATGAAGCTCTTTTCCTGGCGAAGGTTCATCCAGAAAGCATTTCCAGTAAAATACCGGATGATGTAGCAAGGGATTTAATTGATAAGAGCGTTTACTTTTCCCAGGTTTTTTTAGAACACAGGAAAAAGGGCTGGCCACTAAAAAAAGTTCTTCTTGTATACAATAGAAAGTTTTGCCCACTTTGCGATTCCAAGCTTAAAGTAAGGTACGTT
- the rd gene encoding rubredoxin: MKKYRCTICGYVYDPAVGDPDGGIAPGTPFEQIPDDWVCPVCGASKEDFEPIE; the protein is encoded by the coding sequence GTGAAAAAGTACAGATGTACAATATGCGGTTATGTGTATGACCCTGCTGTTGGCGATCCTGATGGCGGGATAGCCCCTGGTACGCCCTTTGAACAAATACCCGATGACTGGGTTTGCCCGGTTTGCGGCGCTTCTAAGGAAGATTTTGAACCAATAGAATAG
- a CDS encoding LysM peptidoglycan-binding domain-containing protein, whose amino-acid sequence MKKVLIIVSLVLLLQPSCSTRKGLKNIVPRVEFTFEDFEYGDGFIDEDTLELEIGNIPQKYLKEDLKKVEYALKGRLAHFGLILSDEEEMEIAKWYYFYNTRGRERVIRALTKGAPYFKKITEIISSYGLPEDLAFLPVIESGFNLQAVSRRKAIGPWQFMAFTAKKYGLIVDWWVDQRLDPIYSTHAACKYLKDLFDIFGRWDLAIAAYNAGEGKVYSKLVKTNGEKFWDIRRQLKRETRNYVPSFLALIMFINDNKDLVDSVLDVPEFTYDSVLVPSQANIKQLASWAGISESEFRFYNPSFHRFATPPYLRNYYVRIPVGKAEEFIARMNSTPKEEWFKAEAHVVRRGETLSKIARKYGVSVTALIQANNNINPRRLRPGMVLVIPYGPSASVKSFSYSSTIKNRSKIDHAKVASTNDPKGIIKYRVRPGDTLYSISKRYGIPINQLKEWNNLNSNYIRSGQTLIIYTN is encoded by the coding sequence GTGAAGAAGGTCCTGATAATTGTAAGTTTAGTTTTACTTTTGCAACCATCCTGTTCTACAAGAAAAGGCTTAAAGAATATTGTACCCCGTGTAGAGTTCACTTTCGAAGACTTCGAATATGGAGACGGCTTTATTGATGAGGATACCTTAGAGTTAGAAATAGGGAACATTCCACAGAAATACCTTAAAGAGGACCTCAAAAAAGTAGAGTACGCTTTAAAAGGACGTCTTGCCCATTTTGGACTGATCCTTTCCGACGAAGAAGAAATGGAAATTGCCAAATGGTACTACTTCTACAACACAAGAGGGAGGGAAAGAGTAATTAGAGCGTTAACAAAAGGGGCTCCATATTTCAAAAAAATCACTGAAATTATTAGTAGCTACGGACTCCCGGAGGACCTCGCCTTCCTTCCGGTGATCGAAAGTGGGTTCAATTTACAGGCAGTTTCCAGAAGAAAAGCTATTGGACCCTGGCAATTCATGGCCTTCACGGCAAAAAAATATGGTCTCATCGTAGATTGGTGGGTGGATCAACGTTTAGACCCTATATATTCTACCCATGCTGCCTGTAAATACTTAAAAGACCTTTTTGACATCTTTGGAAGGTGGGACCTTGCCATAGCGGCTTACAACGCAGGAGAAGGAAAAGTTTATTCAAAGCTGGTAAAGACAAATGGTGAGAAATTCTGGGACATTAGAAGGCAATTAAAAAGAGAAACGAGAAATTACGTTCCTTCTTTTCTTGCATTAATAATGTTTATTAATGACAACAAGGACCTCGTAGATTCCGTTTTAGATGTTCCAGAATTCACTTACGATAGCGTCTTAGTGCCTTCACAAGCCAACATAAAACAGCTTGCATCCTGGGCAGGAATAAGCGAAAGCGAATTTAGATTCTACAATCCCTCCTTCCATAGATTTGCCACCCCACCATACCTAAGAAACTACTATGTACGAATACCTGTTGGTAAGGCAGAAGAATTTATAGCGCGTATGAATAGCACCCCAAAGGAAGAATGGTTTAAAGCAGAAGCTCATGTAGTAAGAAGAGGTGAAACTTTATCCAAAATAGCGAGAAAATACGGAGTATCAGTAACAGCCCTAATTCAAGCCAACAATAACATCAACCCCAGAAGATTAAGACCGGGTATGGTGCTCGTAATCCCATACGGTCCTTCTGCTTCTGTAAAAAGCTTTAGCTATTCATCAACTATAAAGAATAGATCTAAAATAGACCATGCAAAAGTTGCATCAACTAACGATCCGAAAGGAATTATCAAGTACAGAGTAAGGCCCGGAGATACCCTTTACTCCATTTCAAAAAGATATGGAATACCTATAAATCAACTGAAAGAATGGAACAACCTTAATTCCAATTATATCAGGTCTGGCCAGACCCTTATTATCTATACCAATTAA
- a CDS encoding tetratricopeptide repeat protein yields the protein MKKVFTGILLLVGFISAQIFTGNQSDVPVPVVSKDLTFYVSGFGGSKLGSGLYSSEAYKSILPPFGLSLGLAYRDVYFHLGYAQNRNLDLTLQHTIWNNGKFYALWGINGLILPDVESEGTQYIPSESTSKFLRVPFFAEFYMKPIKYLEAGIGIGLGRFAQNKYLQQPLKVPGFFATVAIKPVDFVKFYWEGYTSTWRRNLGIAIGPFKGIEFVTAFRYCAYPPQDKFFIQQGFVGIRAEIPGKAIFKPAISEVKLIIKEQATGKPVKGAQIVSTEGKFPTLVSNENGEVTTALKPGIYPFRVTGNSKYAPLSSMFEIQPKQKSVTVEIKLRYSTEYMDYLAILDRTRDLINKKDIKNAEIEVNKALKLFPNDEEGLKVRDSLYAVKSAMIKEISSRADNYLRNKRYQDAIAELQRILTFDPQNDDVRKRIDSIRVVMLEERKRETPAPAQQPVITPPPAAKPKPAPKEEQISVPELIDRGKKLFFEGKYRDAKTYFEKALKLEPNNKEAKFYLDKCESYIKMMGG from the coding sequence GTGAAAAAGGTGTTTACAGGAATTCTCTTATTAGTTGGATTTATTAGTGCACAAATTTTTACTGGTAACCAGAGCGACGTACCAGTCCCTGTAGTCTCCAAGGATTTAACCTTCTATGTTTCGGGTTTCGGAGGCTCTAAACTCGGTTCCGGATTATATTCCTCAGAAGCCTATAAGAGCATTCTTCCGCCCTTTGGACTTTCTTTAGGGTTAGCTTATAGGGATGTGTATTTCCATTTAGGTTATGCCCAGAATAGAAATTTAGATCTCACGCTACAACATACGATTTGGAATAACGGGAAATTTTATGCCTTGTGGGGTATAAACGGACTTATCTTACCGGATGTTGAATCGGAAGGGACCCAGTACATTCCTTCAGAATCCACATCCAAGTTCCTTCGCGTTCCATTCTTTGCCGAATTCTATATGAAGCCAATAAAATACCTTGAAGCAGGTATAGGAATCGGTCTTGGGAGGTTTGCACAAAATAAATACTTACAACAGCCTTTAAAGGTCCCTGGTTTCTTCGCTACCGTTGCAATCAAACCCGTTGACTTTGTTAAATTTTATTGGGAAGGTTACACATCGACCTGGAGGAGGAATCTGGGTATCGCAATTGGTCCCTTCAAAGGGATAGAATTTGTCACAGCCTTCAGGTATTGTGCCTATCCCCCTCAGGATAAGTTTTTCATTCAGCAGGGCTTTGTTGGAATAAGGGCAGAAATACCGGGTAAGGCCATTTTTAAACCAGCGATTTCGGAAGTTAAGCTTATAATCAAAGAACAGGCCACGGGGAAACCCGTTAAAGGTGCGCAGATTGTCTCCACCGAGGGCAAATTCCCGACCCTTGTCTCCAACGAAAACGGCGAGGTGACCACTGCCCTAAAACCGGGAATCTATCCCTTCAGGGTTACTGGGAATAGCAAGTATGCCCCTCTAAGCAGCATGTTTGAAATTCAGCCTAAACAAAAAAGTGTAACCGTTGAAATAAAGCTGAGGTACAGCACTGAGTACATGGACTATCTTGCTATACTCGATAGGACGAGGGACTTAATCAATAAGAAGGACATAAAAAATGCTGAAATCGAAGTTAACAAGGCGCTGAAACTTTTCCCCAACGATGAAGAAGGTCTGAAGGTAAGAGATTCATTATATGCTGTTAAGTCTGCAATGATTAAAGAGATAAGTTCTCGAGCGGACAACTATTTAAGGAATAAAAGGTATCAAGATGCAATAGCCGAGCTTCAGAGAATTTTGACCTTTGACCCGCAGAATGATGATGTAAGAAAGAGAATTGACAGCATTAGGGTTGTTATGCTCGAAGAGAGGAAGAGGGAAACTCCCGCACCTGCTCAGCAGCCAGTGATTACTCCGCCTCCGGCTGCGAAACCCAAGCCAGCTCCGAAGGAAGAGCAGATTTCGGTTCCTGAACTTATTGATAGGGGAAAGAAACTCTTCTTTGAAGGAAAATACAGGGATGCAAAAACTTACTTTGAAAAGGCCTTGAAGCTTGAGCCCAACAACAAAGAAGCAAAGTTCTACCTCGATAAATGTGAGTCCTACATAAAGATGATGGGTGGCTGA
- a CDS encoding rubrerythrin family protein yields the protein MRKMTEEFLNSAFAGESMAHMKYMIFAEIAEREGFPNIARLFRAIAYAELVHAKNHLNALGKVKDTAHNLQTGYEGETFEVEEMYPAYKAVAELQEEKQALRGIVYALEAEKIHRAMYADAKEKAEKKEDIQIGDIYICPVCGYTVEGEAPDKCPICGVSKEKFVKF from the coding sequence ATGCGTAAAATGACTGAAGAATTCTTAAACAGCGCCTTTGCAGGAGAAAGTATGGCGCACATGAAATATATGATCTTTGCAGAAATCGCTGAACGTGAGGGGTTCCCGAATATTGCAAGGCTGTTTCGTGCAATTGCTTATGCTGAGCTGGTTCATGCCAAAAATCATTTAAATGCTCTCGGAAAGGTGAAGGATACTGCCCATAATCTACAAACAGGGTACGAGGGTGAAACCTTTGAAGTGGAGGAGATGTACCCTGCATATAAAGCAGTGGCTGAATTGCAGGAAGAGAAACAGGCACTTAGAGGCATTGTTTATGCTCTTGAAGCGGAGAAGATTCACAGGGCAATGTACGCTGATGCCAAAGAGAAGGCTGAGAAGAAAGAAGATATACAGATTGGAGATATTTATATTTGTCCCGTTTGCGGTTATACAGTAGAGGGTGAAGCACCCGATAAGTGCCCAATTTGTGGGGTTTCTAAAGAAAAATTTGTAAAGTTTTAA
- a CDS encoding adenosine-specific kinase codes for MLRFEVVKIQKPDDVNAILGQSHFIKTVEDIEEILVTSVPGIKFGLAFCESSGPRLIRYTGNDEELVNLAIENAKNVASGHFFILLLRNAYPINVLNAIKQCQEVVNIYCASANPIEVVVAETEQGRGVMGVVDGLTPLGVEGPDDKKARHEFLRKIGYKK; via the coding sequence ATGTTACGTTTCGAAGTTGTCAAAATTCAAAAACCTGACGATGTGAATGCAATTCTCGGACAATCACATTTTATCAAGACTGTAGAAGATATTGAGGAAATCCTTGTTACTTCTGTACCCGGTATCAAATTTGGGCTTGCCTTTTGTGAATCGTCGGGACCAAGGCTTATCCGCTATACGGGCAATGATGAAGAGCTTGTAAATCTCGCCATTGAAAATGCAAAGAACGTTGCTTCTGGTCATTTTTTCATCTTACTTCTCAGGAATGCTTACCCGATAAACGTTCTAAATGCCATAAAACAATGCCAAGAAGTGGTGAATATCTATTGTGCCTCAGCCAACCCAATAGAGGTTGTCGTAGCGGAGACAGAACAGGGAAGGGGCGTAATGGGTGTCGTAGATGGACTAACACCTCTTGGTGTTGAAGGCCCTGATGACAAAAAAGCCCGCCATGAATTTCTAAGGAAAATAGGGTACAAGAAGTGA
- the rpsT gene encoding 30S ribosomal protein S20 translates to MGVRVNKSALKKQRKDEKRRLRNKSYKSFVKTLTKKFLAEQNIEKKKELLDQLYKYLDRAADKRIYHPNTVARKKSKLAKLLNQAIQSQTAQK, encoded by the coding sequence ATGGGAGTTCGTGTAAATAAGTCTGCTTTAAAAAAGCAAAGAAAGGATGAGAAAAGGAGACTTCGTAACAAATCCTATAAAAGTTTTGTTAAAACCCTGACAAAGAAATTTTTAGCGGAACAGAATATCGAAAAGAAGAAAGAACTCCTTGATCAGTTGTACAAATACCTTGATAGAGCAGCCGATAAGAGGATTTACCACCCCAATACGGTGGCAAGAAAGAAGAGTAAGTTGGCAAAACTTTTAAATCAAGCGATTCAGAGCCAAACCGCTCAGAAGTAG